The following coding sequences are from one Macaca nemestrina isolate mMacNem1 chromosome 1, mMacNem.hap1, whole genome shotgun sequence window:
- the LOC105474763 gene encoding olfactory receptor 2L5-like produces MENYNQTSTDFILLGLSPPPKIGYFIFILIDFVFLMALIGNLSMILLIFLDIHLHTPMYFLLSQLSLIDLNYISTIVPKMAYDFLYGNKSISFIGCGIQSFFFLTLAGAEALLLTSMAYDRYVAICFPLHYPARMSKRVCVLMITGSWMIGSVNSCAHTVYALRIPYCKSRAINHFFCDVPAMLTLACTDTWVYESTVFLSTTIFLVFPFICIACSYGWILLAVYRMHSAEGRRKAYSTCSTHLTVVTFYYAPFAYTYLRPRSLRSPTEDKVLAVFYTILTPMLNPIIYSLRNKEVMGALTRVIQKIFSVKT; encoded by the coding sequence ATGGAAAATTACAATCAAACATCAACTGATTTCATCTTGTTGGGATTGTCCCCACCACCAAAAATTGGCTATTTCATCTTCATTCTCATTGATTTCGTTTTCCTAATGGCTTTAATTGGAAACCTATCCATGATTCTTCTCATCTTCTTGGACATCCATCTCCACACACCCATGTATTTCCTACTTAGTCAGCTCTCCCTCATTGACCTAAATTACATCTCCACCATTGTTCCAAAGATGGCTTATGATTTTCTGTATGGAAACAAATCTATCTCCTTCATTGGGTGTGGGATTCAGAGTTTCTTCTTCTTAACTTTAGCAGGTGCAGAAGCGCTGCTCCTGACATCAATGGCCTACGATCGTTATGTGGCTATTTGTTTTCCTCTCCACTATCCTGCCCGTATGAGCAAAAGAGTGTGTGTGCTGATGATAACAGGATCTTGGATGATAGGCTCCGTCAACTCTTGTGCTCACACGGTATATGCACTCCGTATCCCATATTGCAAGTCCAGAGCCATCAATCATTTTTTCTGTGATGTTCCAGCTATGTTGACCCTAGCCTGTACAGACACCTGGGTCTATGAGAGCACAGTGTTTTTGAGCACTACCATCTTTCTTGTGTTTCCCTTCATTTGTATTGCGTGTTCCTATGGCTGGATTCTCCTTGCTGTCTACCGCATGCACTCTgcagaagggaggaggaaggcctATTCGACCTGCAGCACCCACCTCACTGTAGTGACTTTCTACTATGCACCTTTTGCTTATACCTATCTACGCCCAAGATCCCTGCGATCTCCGACAGAGGACAAGGTTCTGGCTGTCTTCTACACCATCCTCACCCCAATGCTCAACCCCATCATCTACAGCCTGAGAAACAAGGAGGTGATGGGGGCCCTAACACGAGTGATTCAGAAAATCTTTTCTGTGAAAACGTAG